A stretch of Candidatus Symbiobacter mobilis CR DNA encodes these proteins:
- a CDS encoding NUDIX hydrolase, translating to MDCDVFGNGVAGRGAWRWSMCVDDGCHTTPTLRRSPRGLSAILIADSAALLYALPMHVTPHPSKSPGTWHPKLGPDGQPFPIWKPSQPVLDGLEDDAALVTITPGCILPAALRGIAFASWAPPQGAAWVQVPGQRPGLQEPTLHSRRGKTPASGLLIMEGGRVWAVSPSNQFGGYAHTFPKGKAEHGLPLQANAIKKGWEESGVLAEIVDHVGDVERSGTVTRYYLGRRVGGHPGLDMGWASQAVHLVPLEDADAFFATPDRTVLNLLRTKLATLAS from the coding sequence ATGGATTGTGACGTTTTTGGAAATGGCGTAGCCGGTCGCGGTGCATGGCGTTGGTCGATGTGCGTGGACGATGGTTGCCACACCACCCCTACACTGCGCCGCAGCCCGCGAGGGTTGAGCGCCATCCTCATTGCCGATTCGGCGGCTTTACTGTACGCACTGCCCATGCACGTCACACCGCACCCCTCCAAATCTCCTGGTACGTGGCACCCCAAGCTGGGGCCGGATGGTCAGCCTTTCCCGATCTGGAAACCCTCGCAGCCTGTGCTCGACGGGTTGGAGGACGATGCAGCGCTGGTCACGATCACCCCCGGTTGCATCTTGCCAGCGGCGCTGCGTGGCATTGCCTTTGCGTCATGGGCGCCCCCACAGGGCGCTGCCTGGGTGCAGGTTCCCGGCCAGCGCCCAGGGTTGCAGGAACCGACGCTCCATTCCCGGCGCGGCAAAACCCCGGCTTCCGGGCTGTTGATCATGGAAGGCGGCAGGGTATGGGCGGTGTCTCCCTCGAACCAATTCGGAGGGTATGCGCACACTTTCCCCAAAGGGAAGGCGGAGCACGGGCTTCCTCTGCAAGCCAATGCGATCAAGAAAGGGTGGGAAGAGAGCGGCGTTCTGGCGGAGATCGTCGACCATGTCGGCGATGTGGAACGGTCGGGAACCGTCACGCGGTATTACCTGGGACGGCGGGTGGGCGGCCACCCTGGGCTGGATATGGGCTGGGCATCCCAGGCGGTACACCTGGTTCCGTTGGAGGATGCAGACGCCTTCTTCGCCACCCCCGACCGCACGGTACTGAACCTGCTTCGTACCAAGTTGGCAACGCTGGCTTCCTAG
- a CDS encoding HD domain-containing phosphohydrolase — translation MTAPPYRIFAIDDEPDNLLLIRQALRQLGHPLCETESDPVRAIERFLAEDFDLVLLDYNMPGLSGLGVLHAIADKSRSEQIPVVMVTAQIDRDTRLQTLGAGAKDFLGKPIDLAELKVRVHNLLETRTLNLALRQHNQHLEEVVHARTEELRSTQLEVIRRLARAAEFRDTDTGLHIQRMSLFAQAIGREMGMSTPEHELLLNASPMHDLGKIGISDRILLKPGKLTPEEYATMQEHTLIGANILQGHDSELLRTAHDIALWHHERWNGDGYPNGLHAQQIPLPARIAAVADVFDALTMVRPYKSAWPTEEAYREVCRLAGNHFDPDVVLAFDACFEEILHIRHANPDPAR, via the coding sequence ATGACTGCCCCCCCCTACCGCATCTTCGCCATTGACGACGAACCCGACAACCTGCTGCTCATCCGCCAGGCGCTGCGGCAACTGGGCCACCCGCTGTGCGAAACGGAAAGCGACCCCGTTCGCGCCATCGAACGCTTTCTGGCGGAAGACTTCGACCTCGTCTTGCTGGACTACAACATGCCAGGGCTTTCTGGGCTGGGGGTGCTTCATGCCATTGCTGACAAATCCCGCAGCGAGCAGATTCCTGTCGTCATGGTCACCGCGCAGATCGACCGGGACACGCGCCTGCAAACCCTGGGCGCTGGCGCGAAGGACTTTTTGGGCAAACCCATCGACCTCGCCGAACTCAAGGTGCGCGTACACAACCTGCTGGAGACGCGCACGCTGAATCTGGCGCTGCGCCAACACAACCAGCATCTCGAAGAAGTCGTTCATGCCCGTACCGAAGAGCTGCGGTCGACCCAGCTCGAAGTCATCCGTCGCCTCGCCCGCGCTGCGGAGTTCCGGGATACCGACACCGGGCTACACATCCAGCGCATGAGCCTGTTCGCGCAAGCCATTGGGCGCGAGATGGGCATGTCCACGCCAGAACACGAACTGTTGCTCAACGCCAGCCCCATGCACGACCTTGGCAAGATCGGCATTTCCGACCGCATCCTGCTCAAGCCGGGCAAGCTCACGCCCGAGGAATACGCCACCATGCAAGAGCACACGCTCATCGGCGCAAACATTCTGCAGGGGCACGATTCCGAACTACTACGCACCGCGCATGACATCGCGCTATGGCATCACGAACGTTGGAATGGCGACGGCTACCCCAACGGCCTGCATGCGCAGCAGATCCCGCTGCCCGCACGCATCGCGGCAGTGGCTGACGTCTTCGATGCGCTGACGATGGTGCGCCCCTACAAGTCCGCCTGGCCCACCGAAGAGGCCTACCGCGAGGTCTGCCGCCTTGCCGGAAACCATTTCGACCCAGATGTCGTCTTGGCCTTCGACGCATGCTTCGAGGAAATCCTGCACATCCGCCACGCCAACCCCGACCCTGCCCGATGA
- a CDS encoding HD domain-containing phosphohydrolase, translating into MPYQIVIVDDTQVNLILFDALVKRLGDAQSAVFSDAQEGLRWAQEHPFDLLIVDYMMPELDGIEFIRLLRARPGREDIPILMITANDQKQVRYQALEVGATDFLTKPIDKTEFLARARNLLQLGDHRRKLADRAQWLAEEVQKATGEIVARERETVFRLSKAAEYRDPETGGHILRMAHYSELIARELGCSTQEQEVLRDAAPMHDIGKVGIADHILLKPGRLTPEEFEVMQHHAAIGYEILSHSASRVLQLGAEIALSHHEKYDGSGYPKRLHGEDIPLFGRIVAVADVFDALTSERPYKKAWPLDTATQFLRNGSGKHFDPRCVDAFFAGWDTVMTIRERFQDQA; encoded by the coding sequence ATGCCCTACCAGATCGTCATCGTCGACGACACCCAAGTCAACCTGATCCTCTTCGACGCGCTGGTCAAGCGCCTCGGGGATGCGCAATCCGCCGTCTTTTCCGATGCGCAAGAAGGGCTGCGCTGGGCGCAAGAACACCCTTTCGACTTGCTGATCGTCGATTACATGATGCCGGAGCTTGACGGCATCGAGTTCATCCGCCTGCTACGCGCCAGGCCAGGCCGGGAAGACATTCCCATCCTGATGATCACGGCCAATGACCAAAAGCAGGTGCGCTACCAGGCGCTCGAAGTCGGCGCGACGGACTTTTTGACCAAGCCCATCGACAAGACCGAATTCCTGGCTCGCGCACGCAATCTCCTTCAGCTCGGCGACCACCGCCGCAAACTGGCCGACCGCGCGCAGTGGCTGGCCGAAGAAGTACAGAAGGCGACGGGAGAAATCGTCGCACGCGAGCGGGAGACCGTCTTTCGCCTTTCCAAGGCGGCGGAATACCGCGACCCCGAAACCGGCGGGCACATCCTGCGCATGGCGCACTACTCGGAGCTGATCGCCCGCGAGCTAGGCTGTAGCACGCAGGAACAGGAAGTGCTACGGGATGCCGCGCCGATGCACGACATCGGCAAAGTCGGCATCGCCGACCACATCCTGCTCAAGCCCGGGCGGCTGACTCCGGAGGAATTCGAAGTCATGCAGCATCACGCGGCCATTGGGTACGAGATCCTGTCCCACAGCGCATCCCGCGTGCTCCAGCTCGGCGCGGAAATCGCCCTCTCGCACCATGAAAAGTACGACGGCTCCGGCTACCCCAAGCGCCTGCACGGCGAGGACATTCCCCTGTTTGGACGCATCGTCGCCGTGGCCGACGTATTCGATGCGCTGACCTCCGAACGCCCCTACAAAAAAGCCTGGCCGCTGGACACCGCCACCCAATTCCTACGCAATGGATCCGGCAAACACTTCGACCCCCGGTGCGTCGACGCCTTCTTCGCCGGATGGGACACGGTGATGACCATTCGCGAACGGTTCCAGGATCAGGCGTAG
- a CDS encoding bifunctional diguanylate cyclase/phosphodiesterase: MPSFFLVQLVRWYRPGVVGWVVFALGVVLGAIGVAAIESHRIDVERQRTQELARDYAQTTRNHIDRALSATYALAALVQQGRGEVQDFEDVAARMLPNYPGASLLILAPGGVIRSIVPEPGNEKALGLNLLEDPVMRAEARRAHSSGKLTLAGPLPLRQGGIGLVARLPVFLATPPDKHSTFWGFANVVMRLPESIKTIGLDALEQRGMHYLLWRQQPESDQRQTILGSTTLPLHDPVCTEIAVPNGAWNLCLAPQSGWRQPQGLARNAVLATLLAALLGYLARLQAQLFWSHRELERQVQQRTADIAASKAQLSATLDAVADLMFELDLDGLCHACHAPAQNPLARYASRLLGRYVRDTLPPDAAEIVLGALAEAHANGLSMGRQIFVQRAPQSQWFELSVARKRLDPEPAKPRFIVVAHDVTEHRLAQDNVASLAYFDVLTALPNRSLLNERIARTLTEAGRRKEHLCLMFLDLDHFKYINDTLGHSVGDQFLVLLARRMQQTVREQDTVARLGGDEFILLLPNTDGRGAARVAEKLLQAVSQPAAVGAHELCITPSIGIAVYPEDGHDADTLLQHADIAMYRAKGTGRNGFRFFTNEMQSAAARTLLLDNELRRALAREQFGVVYQPQVCLATGRIIGFEALLRWTHPELGRVSPLEFIPVAESNGLILPIGEWVLRTAVTQARDWAAMGFAELTMAVNLSAIQFRQPHLNALINIILLKAGLPADLLKLELTESVAHQDPLAAVRIMDKLHQRGIHLSIDDFGTGYSSLSYLKRFAVHQIKIDQSFVRDITHDADDLAIVRAIINMARSLDLTTVAEGVETAEQLALLRQEGCNEVQGYCISQPLSAELATAFLQKHWERGALPVGEPT, from the coding sequence ATGCCCTCTTTTTTTCTTGTCCAGCTCGTTCGTTGGTACCGCCCTGGTGTCGTAGGCTGGGTCGTATTTGCATTGGGCGTCGTGCTGGGGGCTATCGGCGTGGCAGCCATCGAATCCCACCGCATCGATGTGGAGCGCCAACGTACCCAGGAATTGGCCCGGGACTACGCGCAAACCACGCGCAATCACATCGACCGTGCGCTGTCTGCCACCTATGCTTTGGCGGCGCTGGTGCAGCAAGGCCGGGGGGAAGTGCAGGATTTCGAGGATGTGGCCGCACGGATGCTGCCCAATTACCCAGGGGCTTCGCTGTTGATCCTGGCTCCGGGCGGGGTGATTCGCAGCATCGTCCCCGAGCCTGGCAACGAAAAAGCCCTCGGGCTGAATCTGTTGGAAGACCCCGTGATGCGTGCGGAAGCACGGCGTGCGCATAGCAGTGGCAAGCTCACCCTGGCCGGGCCTTTGCCGTTGCGGCAGGGAGGAATTGGCCTAGTGGCGCGGTTGCCGGTATTCCTTGCCACCCCCCCGGATAAACACAGCACGTTCTGGGGCTTTGCCAATGTGGTCATGCGTCTTCCCGAATCCATCAAGACCATCGGCCTTGATGCCCTTGAACAACGCGGCATGCACTACCTCCTCTGGCGTCAGCAGCCAGAAAGTGACCAGCGTCAGACCATTCTCGGATCGACGACCCTGCCTTTGCACGACCCTGTCTGCACGGAAATTGCTGTGCCCAATGGGGCGTGGAACCTGTGCCTGGCTCCGCAATCCGGGTGGCGCCAACCGCAGGGCTTGGCCAGAAATGCCGTGCTTGCAACGCTGCTTGCCGCGTTGTTGGGGTATCTGGCGCGGTTGCAGGCACAGCTTTTTTGGTCGCATCGGGAATTGGAGCGGCAGGTGCAGCAGCGCACGGCGGATATTGCCGCATCGAAGGCGCAGCTTTCCGCCACCCTCGACGCCGTTGCCGACCTGATGTTCGAGCTGGACCTCGACGGCCTTTGCCACGCTTGCCATGCCCCGGCGCAAAACCCCTTGGCACGCTATGCAAGCAGATTGCTGGGGAGGTACGTGCGCGACACCTTGCCGCCGGACGCTGCGGAAATCGTGCTTGGCGCCTTGGCAGAAGCCCATGCCAATGGGCTGTCGATGGGCCGCCAAATTTTTGTGCAGCGTGCGCCGCAGAGCCAGTGGTTCGAGCTGTCGGTCGCACGCAAGCGGCTCGACCCCGAACCTGCCAAGCCCCGGTTCATCGTCGTTGCGCACGATGTGACCGAGCATCGCCTTGCGCAGGACAACGTGGCCAGTCTGGCGTATTTCGATGTGCTCACGGCGCTGCCCAACCGTTCCCTGCTCAATGAGCGCATCGCACGCACGCTGACCGAGGCCGGGCGGCGCAAGGAACATTTGTGCCTGATGTTCCTCGACCTCGACCATTTCAAATACATCAACGATACGCTCGGCCACAGCGTGGGCGATCAGTTCCTCGTACTGCTGGCGCGTCGGATGCAGCAGACCGTTCGCGAACAGGATACGGTGGCGCGGCTGGGCGGGGACGAATTCATCCTGCTGCTGCCGAACACCGATGGGCGCGGCGCGGCGCGCGTCGCCGAAAAGCTGTTGCAAGCAGTCAGCCAGCCGGCGGCGGTCGGCGCGCACGAGTTGTGCATTACCCCGTCGATCGGCATTGCCGTCTACCCCGAGGACGGCCACGATGCAGATACCTTGCTGCAACACGCCGACATTGCGATGTACCGCGCCAAAGGCACAGGGCGCAATGGGTTCCGCTTCTTCACCAATGAGATGCAGTCCGCCGCTGCGCGCACGCTGTTGCTCGACAACGAGCTGCGCCGGGCCTTGGCGCGTGAACAGTTCGGGGTCGTCTACCAACCCCAGGTGTGTTTGGCCACAGGCAGGATCATTGGCTTCGAAGCGCTGCTGCGGTGGACCCACCCGGAATTGGGCCGCGTGTCGCCCCTCGAATTCATCCCCGTTGCGGAAAGCAACGGCCTGATCCTTCCCATCGGCGAATGGGTACTGCGCACGGCAGTGACGCAGGCCCGGGACTGGGCAGCGATGGGTTTTGCCGAACTCACGATGGCCGTCAACCTCTCCGCCATCCAGTTCCGCCAGCCGCATCTCAACGCGCTCATCAACATCATCTTGCTCAAGGCGGGCCTGCCTGCGGATCTGCTCAAACTGGAGCTGACCGAGAGCGTGGCGCACCAGGATCCTCTTGCCGCAGTGCGGATCATGGACAAGCTGCACCAGCGCGGTATCCACTTGTCGATCGACGACTTTGGCACGGGCTACTCCTCGCTGAGCTACCTCAAGCGTTTTGCCGTACACCAAATCAAGATCGACCAGTCCTTCGTTCGCGACATCACCCACGACGCCGACGACCTCGCCATCGTCCGGGCGATCATCAACATGGCGCGCAGCCTTGACCTCACGACTGTGGCCGAAGGGGTGGAAACTGCCGAACAGCTTGCGTTACTGCGGCAGGAAGGCTGCAACGAAGTGCAGGGGTACTGCATTAGCCAGCCCTTGTCTGCAGAACTCGCCACGGCCTTTCTGCAAAAGCATTGGGAGCGTGGAGCGCTGCCCGTGGGCGAGCCGACGTAG
- a CDS encoding CZB domain-containing protein, whose product MNDSEKKEKINAAISAHFAWFGRIKNAIATGKSEFNPDVVKADSKCEFGQWIYSDMRGMCPNEKVFQDIRTTHAEFHKLASEALSMALSGQQAAATNEIAPSGKLTILSGKLVLLLRQL is encoded by the coding sequence ATGAACGACAGCGAAAAGAAAGAAAAAATAAACGCAGCCATCTCGGCACATTTTGCCTGGTTTGGCCGCATCAAAAATGCTATTGCCACTGGAAAAAGTGAATTTAACCCAGATGTCGTCAAAGCTGATAGCAAATGTGAATTTGGACAATGGATCTATTCGGATATGCGAGGAATGTGCCCAAACGAAAAAGTTTTTCAAGATATCCGAACAACACATGCAGAATTTCACAAATTGGCATCGGAGGCCTTGTCCATGGCGTTATCCGGTCAACAAGCCGCTGCAACGAATGAAATTGCACCCAGTGGCAAATTGACGATCTTGTCAGGGAAATTGGTGTTGCTGCTTCGACAGCTTTGA
- a CDS encoding response regulator encodes MSHFAESGSARNNRVALFIESRATTASLQEALTRSGFSPRPLMTLQELAQARAYDHPCAVIADLSLCQRDPGALLVLQSLRERSPAPLLFCLASAEDVPARLQAVRLGATRFVPKPVDADRLAAVVKGLASHAAPTPFRVLFVDDDPTMNALYAAAMQEVGVECRTIENPLACPALIGEFVPDVVVTDLYMPQCDGFELTALLRQDELLTDTPILFLSSETNSHLQINALDVGADDFLIKPLDVDILQATVIARAKRARMLRRSREEFQRVAKHMTSIEMAIDRHSLVSIGDVQGNILYVNRNFCDVSGYSANELLGVNHRIIKSDLHPPEFYREMWDTISRGHTWHGEVCNRRRDGSQYWVRATITPQFDDHGVPVRYVSVRTDITQLKELQAQLIVAKAEAEAASQAKTVFLAHMSHELKTPLNSILGFSQVMLMDTLQPPTTEQADMLGAIERGGRHLLELISDLVDLAKIETGHMGLTMETVSLPPLVRECLALIKPQAQRRGIALHAESFATDTPGTAQVYADRIRVKQVLLNLLSNAVKYNQDQGTITVGHTLRANHCQVYVRDTGPGIRPEDQDELFQPFSRLRQNAQSIEGSGIGLSLSKNLVERMGGRVGVISAPGAGSEFWFELPIAAPR; translated from the coding sequence ATGAGCCATTTCGCTGAATCGGGTTCGGCCCGAAACAACCGCGTCGCACTCTTTATCGAAAGCCGCGCAACGACCGCCAGCCTGCAAGAGGCACTGACCCGATCGGGCTTTTCCCCCCGCCCGCTGATGACCTTGCAGGAATTGGCGCAGGCCCGGGCCTACGACCACCCTTGCGCCGTCATCGCCGACCTTTCGCTATGCCAGCGTGACCCCGGCGCGCTGCTCGTATTGCAATCGCTGCGCGAGCGCTCCCCCGCACCGCTGCTGTTCTGCCTGGCCAGCGCGGAAGACGTCCCGGCACGCTTGCAGGCAGTGCGCCTGGGGGCGACACGCTTCGTCCCCAAACCCGTCGATGCGGACCGGCTCGCCGCTGTCGTCAAAGGGCTTGCATCCCACGCTGCGCCAACACCCTTCCGCGTGCTCTTCGTCGACGACGACCCCACGATGAACGCGCTCTACGCCGCTGCGATGCAGGAAGTGGGCGTGGAATGCCGCACCATCGAAAACCCCCTGGCCTGCCCTGCGCTCATCGGGGAATTTGTCCCCGACGTCGTCGTTACCGACTTGTATATGCCGCAGTGCGACGGTTTCGAACTCACTGCGCTGCTACGGCAGGACGAACTGCTGACCGACACGCCGATCCTTTTTCTGTCGAGCGAGACCAATTCGCACTTGCAGATCAATGCCCTGGATGTCGGCGCGGACGACTTCCTCATCAAGCCACTGGACGTAGACATCCTCCAAGCCACAGTCATCGCCCGCGCCAAGCGCGCACGCATGTTGCGCCGCAGCCGCGAGGAATTCCAGCGCGTGGCCAAGCACATGACGAGCATCGAAATGGCCATCGACCGCCACAGCCTCGTGAGCATCGGCGACGTGCAGGGCAACATTCTGTACGTCAACCGCAATTTCTGCGATGTCTCCGGCTACAGCGCCAACGAACTACTGGGCGTGAACCACCGCATCATCAAATCCGACCTGCACCCGCCAGAGTTTTACCGCGAAATGTGGGACACGATCAGCCGAGGCCACACCTGGCACGGTGAAGTCTGCAACCGCCGCCGTGACGGCAGCCAATACTGGGTGCGTGCGACGATCACCCCGCAGTTCGACGACCACGGGGTTCCCGTGCGCTACGTCTCGGTGCGCACCGACATCACGCAGCTCAAGGAACTGCAAGCGCAGCTCATCGTCGCCAAGGCAGAAGCCGAAGCCGCCAGCCAGGCCAAGACCGTATTCCTTGCGCACATGAGCCACGAGCTGAAAACCCCGCTCAACAGCATCCTGGGGTTTTCGCAAGTGATGCTGATGGACACCCTGCAACCCCCCACGACGGAACAGGCCGACATGCTCGGTGCGATTGAGCGCGGGGGCAGGCATTTGCTGGAGCTGATCAGCGACCTCGTCGACCTGGCCAAGATCGAAACCGGCCACATGGGGCTGACGATGGAGACTGTCTCGCTCCCTCCGCTGGTGCGCGAATGCCTCGCCCTCATCAAACCCCAGGCGCAACGGCGTGGCATTGCGCTGCATGCGGAGAGCTTCGCCACAGATACCCCTGGCACTGCGCAGGTCTATGCAGATCGCATTCGCGTCAAACAGGTGCTGCTAAACCTGCTCTCCAACGCCGTCAAGTACAACCAGGATCAGGGGACGATCACCGTCGGCCACACGCTGCGCGCCAACCACTGTCAGGTCTATGTGCGCGATACCGGCCCGGGAATCCGCCCCGAAGACCAGGATGAGCTTTTTCAGCCCTTCTCCCGCTTGCGGCAGAACGCGCAGTCCATCGAAGGATCGGGAATCGGGCTGTCGCTGTCCAAAAACCTCGTCGAACGCATGGGGGGGCGCGTCGGGGTCATCAGCGCGCCCGGGGCAGGCAGCGAGTTCTGGTTCGAGCTGCCCATTGCAGCGCCGCGATGA
- a CDS encoding EAL and GGDEF domain-containing protein gives MLKTSLRLGMLWALLALALPCWATPPHVLIVYSWHDQLPWQAGVRSGIAEHVHTPPVSERPILLEERIDAVRAPSVWDTYRWELATIAAVMVIQAALILLLLRSMRERRKALDDLGQERALLEQRVQERTAALAQSESYLRTIIDNEPEGIQIVDADGHLVQINAAGLAMLEADDPERVVGATVVHFLAPNYRNAFLDLHQRVLAGAKRKMQFEIIGLRGTSRWLETHAVPMHSNGSTVHLALLRDIDDRKKAEAALERYRQNLEANVRMLRNITAQLPGMVYQFLLRPDGSACFPYASEGIAGICGLTAEDVRNDATPAFARVHPDDVPTVWRSAQVSATTGQTWRLRFRVVNDDGSMRWIDGSGTPRTEPDGSCLWHGFMTDATADIEAQNSLRLAASVFANAQEGITITDADCRILDINPAFSRITGYRREEVLGKTPKLLSSGHHDEQFYRRMWQSLHDQGTWRGEVWNRSKRGEVYPELLSIAVVKDNAGQVSHYIGSFSDITGIKEREAQLNRLAHYDPLTDLPNRRLFTDRLRQGIALTQRQGKIMAVCVIDIDRLQAINDFCGLPAGDQVLVELSRRIRACLRERDTAARLGGDAFALLLLDLKWVEECDTILRRILLDLAAAVMLDKQSASTTASMGVAMFPQDGQDPETLLRRADTALREAKKAGGAQYRLYNPEHDRLVRENRRLIEDLTQAISHDQFILHYQPRVEIATGKVTSVEAMIRWRHPERGLLMPAEFLYAMSDTELETHLGIWVLHNALGQIAQWKRHELRLPISINLSARDICHAGFPDGLAKALSQHPTVVGADLEIEVPESQALAHAEDMATVIAACHDLGVRIALDGFGMGNSPLSYFRTLPVDVLKIDQDYVRDIHQDPDDLATVDGIVKIARAFRRDVVAVGVEHPEQGQILLQLGCRYAQGYAYAMPMPADSLAQWMGQR, from the coding sequence ATGCTAAAGACCAGCCTCAGGCTAGGGATGCTGTGGGCACTGCTGGCCCTGGCGCTGCCGTGCTGGGCCACCCCCCCCCATGTGCTGATCGTCTACTCCTGGCACGACCAACTGCCGTGGCAAGCCGGGGTACGGTCAGGCATTGCCGAGCACGTGCACACCCCCCCTGTATCCGAACGTCCCATCCTTTTGGAGGAACGCATCGACGCCGTGCGCGCACCCTCCGTATGGGACACCTACCGCTGGGAGCTGGCGACCATCGCTGCGGTGATGGTCATCCAAGCCGCGCTGATCCTGCTGCTGTTGCGCAGCATGCGCGAACGGCGCAAGGCGCTGGACGACCTGGGCCAAGAGCGTGCCCTGCTGGAACAGCGCGTGCAGGAGCGCACGGCTGCGCTGGCGCAGAGCGAGTCCTACCTGCGCACGATCATCGACAACGAACCCGAAGGCATCCAGATCGTCGATGCCGACGGACACCTCGTACAGATCAACGCCGCAGGGTTGGCCATGCTCGAAGCCGACGACCCTGAACGAGTGGTAGGGGCCACGGTGGTGCATTTCCTCGCGCCAAACTACCGCAATGCCTTCCTGGATCTGCACCAGCGTGTGCTGGCAGGTGCCAAGAGAAAAATGCAATTCGAAATCATCGGCTTGCGGGGAACGAGCCGATGGCTGGAAACCCACGCCGTCCCCATGCATAGCAATGGAAGCACGGTACACCTGGCGCTGCTGCGCGACATCGACGACCGCAAAAAGGCCGAAGCCGCGCTCGAACGGTACCGCCAGAACCTGGAGGCCAACGTCAGGATGCTGCGCAACATCACCGCGCAACTGCCGGGAATGGTCTACCAATTCCTGCTGCGCCCGGACGGAAGCGCGTGCTTTCCTTACGCCAGCGAGGGCATCGCCGGCATCTGCGGCCTGACCGCGGAAGACGTGCGCAACGATGCCACCCCAGCCTTTGCCCGGGTACATCCAGACGATGTGCCTACCGTGTGGCGCTCCGCCCAGGTCTCCGCCACTACGGGGCAAACATGGCGGTTGCGTTTTCGCGTGGTCAACGACGACGGCTCGATGCGCTGGATCGACGGCAGCGGAACGCCACGCACCGAACCGGACGGCAGTTGTCTGTGGCACGGGTTCATGACCGACGCGACCGCAGACATTGAGGCGCAAAACAGTCTGCGTCTGGCAGCAAGCGTATTCGCCAACGCACAGGAAGGCATCACCATCACCGACGCAGACTGCCGCATTCTCGACATCAACCCGGCCTTCAGCCGCATCACGGGCTACCGGCGCGAGGAAGTACTGGGCAAAACGCCCAAGCTGTTGAGTTCCGGCCACCATGATGAACAGTTCTACCGCCGGATGTGGCAGTCCCTACACGACCAGGGAACGTGGCGCGGGGAAGTTTGGAATCGCAGCAAACGCGGCGAGGTCTACCCCGAGCTGCTGTCGATCGCCGTGGTCAAAGACAACGCAGGGCAAGTCAGCCACTACATCGGCAGTTTCAGCGACATCACCGGGATCAAGGAACGCGAAGCGCAGCTCAACCGGCTTGCGCACTACGACCCCCTGACCGACCTGCCCAACCGCCGCCTCTTCACCGACCGCCTGCGCCAGGGCATTGCACTGACGCAACGGCAGGGCAAGATCATGGCCGTATGCGTAATCGACATCGACCGCCTACAAGCCATCAACGATTTCTGCGGATTGCCTGCGGGAGATCAGGTACTGGTGGAACTGTCCCGCCGGATCCGTGCCTGCCTGCGCGAACGGGACACCGCAGCGCGGCTGGGTGGCGATGCCTTTGCCCTGCTGCTGCTCGACCTGAAATGGGTGGAGGAATGCGACACGATCCTGCGGCGCATCCTGCTCGACCTTGCTGCCGCAGTCATGCTGGACAAGCAAAGCGCAAGCACCACCGCAAGCATGGGGGTGGCCATGTTTCCCCAAGACGGACAAGACCCCGAAACCCTGCTGCGCCGCGCGGACACTGCCCTGCGCGAGGCCAAAAAAGCCGGCGGCGCACAGTACCGCCTCTACAACCCCGAACACGACCGCCTGGTGCGAGAAAACCGTCGCCTGATCGAGGATTTGACGCAGGCCATCAGCCACGACCAATTCATCCTGCACTACCAGCCGCGTGTGGAAATCGCCACCGGCAAAGTGACGAGCGTGGAAGCCATGATCCGCTGGCGCCACCCGGAACGCGGCTTGCTGATGCCGGCGGAATTTCTGTACGCCATGTCCGATACCGAGCTGGAAACCCACCTGGGAATCTGGGTATTGCACAACGCCCTGGGCCAAATCGCACAGTGGAAGCGCCATGAACTACGCCTGCCCATCAGCATCAATCTTTCTGCCCGTGACATCTGCCACGCGGGTTTTCCCGATGGATTGGCCAAGGCGCTATCGCAGCACCCCACCGTCGTCGGCGCAGATCTGGAAATCGAGGTTCCCGAATCCCAAGCGCTGGCCCACGCCGAAGACATGGCAACAGTCATCGCAGCGTGCCACGACCTGGGGGTGCGCATCGCCCTCGACGGTTTCGGCATGGGCAACTCTCCCTTGTCGTACTTCCGCACCCTGCCGGTAGACGTGCTCAAGATCGACCAAGACTACGTCCGCGACATCCACCAGGATCCCGACGACCTAGCCACGGTGGACGGCATCGTCAAAATCGCCCGCGCCTTTCGCCGCGATGTCGTCGCCGTCGGCGTGGAACACCCGGAACAAGGCCAAATCTTGCTACAACTGGGTTGCCGCTACGCCCAAGGTTACGCGTATGCCATGCCTATGCCTGCCGACAGCCTGGCGCAATGGATGGGACAGAGGTAA